In Frederiksenia canicola, the sequence TCTGTTCCGGTAACTTAAACTGCGACTGTGTTATTGAACAAGCGGAAAGAAAAAGAGAAAGAAGCACAAACACGATAGAATTCTTCTGCCGCTTGCTGAGAAAACTAAGCTTGCGAGAGAATTGGCGGAAACAAGCGGTTACTTTTTCACAAAGTTTTACCCATTCATAAGTGCCCTCTACTCCGCCTACGGCGGTACTTTCTCTGCAAGTGGAGGCAGCATTTAATGTCATCACTGCTCTTCCCTTTTAAACACCAACTCTGTTGCCGTTGAAGCCTCTTCATCAAACCAATAACCGCCGTAATTAAAGTCTTTGAGTTGTTTAACTGAAGTCGGTTGAGTTTGGAGCATAAAACGCACCATCATTCCTCGGGCTTTTTTAGCATAGAAACTGATGACTTTAAATTTGCCATTTTTTTCATCTAAGAAAACGGGTTTGATGATTTGAGCGTTGAGCTGGCTTGGCTTCACCGCACTGAAATACTCATCAGATGCGAGATTAACCAAAATATTATCCCCTTGCTCATCAATCGCTTGCTGTAAATGTTCGATAATGACGTTGCCCCAAAACGCATAGAGATCTTTCCCCTGCGAGTTTGCCAATTTCGTGCCCATTTCCAAACGATACGGTTGCATTAAATCCAACGGTTTGAGCAAGCCGTATAGACCTGACAACATTCGCAAATGGCGTTGGGCATATGCAATTTCCGTTTTGTTCAACGTTTCTGCTTCTAGCCCAGTATAAACATCGCCTTTGAATGCAAAAATCGCCGCCTTGCTGTTTTTTTCCGTGTGTTCGACTTGCCACTCAGTAAAACGAGCCACATTCAATGCTGCCAGTTTATCGCTGATTGACATTAACGAGCCCACTTCAGTAGGCGATAGCTGTTTGCAAATCTCAATAAGTTGTTGGCTATATGTTGTTAATTCTGGCTGTGAAAAGGTAAAACCGTCAATTTTCGTTTCAAAATCAAGCGTTTTAGCAGGGGAAATGATGGCTAGCATTGAGAAATCCTGAATAGATATAAAGGTAGGCAATTATAGCAAAAAAGAAAAAGGCAGGAAAATTCCTGCCTTTCTTAAAAACGAAAATAAAATTAACGTTTTGAGTATTGTGGACGACGACGTGCTTTGTGTAAACCCACTTTTTTACGTTCAACACGACGAGCATCACGGGTAACAAAGCCCGCAGCACGTAACGCTGGACGTAAAGTTTCGTCGTATTCGATCAATGCACGAGTGATACCGTGACGGATTGCACCCGCTTGACCAGAAATACCACCACCTTTAACTGTGATGTAAAGGTCTAATTTATCAGTTAATTCAACTAACTCTAATGGTTGACGAACCACCATGCGAGCGGTTTCACGACCGAAGTAAACTTCTAAAGAGCGTTGGTTGATGGTAATGTTACCACTGCCCGGTTTGATAAATACACGAGCTGAAGAGCTTTTGCGGCGACCTGTGCCGTAGTTTTGATTTGCTGCTGTCATTTTAATGCTCCGTGATTAGATATCTAAAACTTGTGGTTGTTGTGCCGCATGGTTATGTTCAGAACCTGCATACACTTTTAACTTACGGAACATTGCACGACCTAATGGGCCTTTTGGCAACATACCTTTAACCGCAATTTCAATCACTGCTTCTGGACGACGAGCAATCATTTCTTTGAAGGTTGCATTTTTGATACCACCTACATAGCCAGTGTGCCAGTAGTAGATTTTATCAGATTCTTTTTTGCCTGTTACTGCTACTTTGTCCGCATTGATCACGATGATGTAATCGCCTGTATCAACGTGTGGAGTGTACTCAGCCTTGTGTTTACCACGAAGACGACGTGCTAATTCAGTAGCTAAACGACCCAAAGTTTTACCTGTCGCATCTACTACATACCAGTCACGTTTTACTGTTTCTGGTTTTGCTACAAAAGTTTTCATTAATTAAATACCAAATTAAATAGTTTTAAACCCAATATCCGAAGATATTACCTAACGGTAGAATCCGACCCCTTCGAGTCAATTCTGACCAACATTGTACAGCGGGAAAACCATACAAAAACAGGGTGGCAGAATTATACAGATTTTCTACACCAAAATCTAAGATTTTTTTCATCTTTTTTGGAATTTGCGGTAAAACTCAAATTTTTAAAAATTAATCTCAAAATAGACTTCTCAAGAAAAATAGAAAATGGTAGAAATGGCATAGTTTTATCGCAAAAAAGGAGTGTCATATGGAACATTGGTCAAATGAAATTTGGTTAGCAATTGTTTCTGCATTTTTAATCGGATTTATTTTAGGCTATGTTGTCTTGCGAGCAACAAATGCTAACGTGCAAAAGCAACATAAACTGGAACAAGATTTAAAATCCGCGGCAGAAAAAATTGATCAGCAAAAAGATCAATTAGAGCAACACTTTCAACAATCTGCAGCACTGCTTTCTACGTTAGCGGAAGATTATAAAAAACTTTACACTCATTTGGCGAAAAGCTCAGAAACATTGTTGCCTGATGATGCTCAACAGAAAATCGAATTTTTCAAACAACCACAAATTGAAAATAAACCTGCAAAAGATGATCAACCGAAAGATTACTCTGAAGGTTCGTCTGGTTTGTTGAAATCTTAATCATATCAAATAACAAAAAATGGCTATCGGTTGATAGCCATTTTTTATGACAAGCGGTGAGTTCCGCTCAACGTTTTGCAAATACTACTGAATAGCTCTACATTCAGGCTCATAAGGATCTTCAACCTTTTGTTTTTTTGCCCATACAACACTATCAGTACAAAGCTCTCCTGTATGCTTATTGATTTGATAATTCATCAACTTTGGTGCTGTTGCAGGATCGCCGCCACACTTTTCATTATGTTTTTCAAAAACACTCACACTGTAATAAGGCAGTGTTAAATCGCTCTCATCTTCAATAAAGAAAACACATTCCAAGGGAATTGGCAATAATTCATTTTTCTGTACCGATTTGACGACCATATCCACCGCTTGATCGACATTTTCAACTGCTTCAGCAGACACCGTTGAGCAACTCAATACACCAAATAACAAAGCCCATTTTTTCATCATTGTACTCCAAGCCAAAAAACATCATTGCTTACATTTTATCTCAAATTATTATCTAGGACTATCGCAAACATTGCCTTCATCTTTCAGAAAGTCATAAGAAAACGAAAGATAAGGCATAAAAAATGGGGCTTTCGCCCCATTTCTTGTCTCTTGATAATGTCGAAATTATAGGAATTTCGCTTTTAGTTCTTTCACGACTTTTTTCTGTGCATCAGTTAATGATTTGGTCATTGGCTCACGGCAATAGCCTGCTTGTACGCCTTCTTCCTCTAATAAACCTTTGATAGTTTGATATAAACCGTTGCCTAAGATGCCTTCGATTAAATCGTTGGTGACGTTTTGGATTTCGAATGCTTCTTTGATTTTGCCTTGTTGTGCTAATTCAAAAATTTGACGAGCACGCACACCGTTTACGTTGAAGGTTGAGCCGATTGCACCATCTACACCTAATACCGTTGCTGGTAACATCATTTCATCGAAACCTGCGTAGATTAAGTGGTTCGGGAAGGCTTTGCGTAAACGCTCTAATAGGTAGAAATCACCCGCAGTAAATTTCACACCAATGATTTTCGGGTTCTCAAATAATTCTGCGAATTGTGCCACACCGATGTTTACGCCCGTTAAGAATGGGATTGAGTAAACGATCATTGGGCTGCCGGTTTCACGAATGATGGTTTCGTAGAAGTTTTTGATTTCTGGGAAGCTGAATTTGTAGTAGAACGGGGTTACCGCTGAAAGGCTGTCGTAGCCTAATTCGGTTGCATATTTACCAAGCTCTACCGCTTCTTTTAAATTTACGCTACCAACTTGTGCGATTAATGCGATCGCATCACCTGCTTCGTCTTTTGCAATGCGGAAGATCTCTTTTTTCTCTTCCGTTGAAAGCATAAAGTTTTCGCCCGTTGAGCCGCCTACATATAAGCCATCGACTTTCATCTTATCGATGTTGTGGCGGATAATTTGGCGTAAGCCTTTTTCGTTGATAGTACCGTCTTC encodes:
- the yaaA gene encoding peroxide stress protein YaaA, translating into MLAIISPAKTLDFETKIDGFTFSQPELTTYSQQLIEICKQLSPTEVGSLMSISDKLAALNVARFTEWQVEHTEKNSKAAIFAFKGDVYTGLEAETLNKTEIAYAQRHLRMLSGLYGLLKPLDLMQPYRLEMGTKLANSQGKDLYAFWGNVIIEHLQQAIDEQGDNILVNLASDEYFSAVKPSQLNAQIIKPVFLDEKNGKFKVISFYAKKARGMMVRFMLQTQPTSVKQLKDFNYGGYWFDEEASTATELVFKREEQ
- the rpsI gene encoding 30S ribosomal protein S9, encoding MTAANQNYGTGRRKSSSARVFIKPGSGNITINQRSLEVYFGRETARMVVRQPLELVELTDKLDLYITVKGGGISGQAGAIRHGITRALIEYDETLRPALRAAGFVTRDARRVERKKVGLHKARRRPQYSKR
- the rplM gene encoding 50S ribosomal protein L13, whose translation is MKTFVAKPETVKRDWYVVDATGKTLGRLATELARRLRGKHKAEYTPHVDTGDYIIVINADKVAVTGKKESDKIYYWHTGYVGGIKNATFKEMIARRPEAVIEIAVKGMLPKGPLGRAMFRKLKVYAGSEHNHAAQQPQVLDI
- a CDS encoding YhcB family protein, whose protein sequence is MEHWSNEIWLAIVSAFLIGFILGYVVLRATNANVQKQHKLEQDLKSAAEKIDQQKDQLEQHFQQSAALLSTLAEDYKKLYTHLAKSSETLLPDDAQQKIEFFKQPQIENKPAKDDQPKDYSEGSSGLLKS
- the nanA gene encoding N-acetylneuraminate lyase, which codes for MKNLKGIFSALLVSFNEDGTINEKGLRQIIRHNIDKMKVDGLYVGGSTGENFMLSTEEKKEIFRIAKDEAGDAIALIAQVGSVNLKEAVELGKYATELGYDSLSAVTPFYYKFSFPEIKNFYETIIRETGSPMIVYSIPFLTGVNIGVAQFAELFENPKIIGVKFTAGDFYLLERLRKAFPNHLIYAGFDEMMLPATVLGVDGAIGSTFNVNGVRARQIFELAQQGKIKEAFEIQNVTNDLIEGILGNGLYQTIKGLLEEEGVQAGYCREPMTKSLTDAQKKVVKELKAKFL